In one window of Henckelia pumila isolate YLH828 chromosome 1, ASM3356847v2, whole genome shotgun sequence DNA:
- the LOC140875048 gene encoding protein NRT1/ PTR FAMILY 2.13-like produces MFLSFFRHIISTYGASSATEIYINTLVLYKKIKQLYSQNMAMEMEFSKENNKEELNMTSSSFSYLCSNKYFHCFPSKFLLPSPPPPTSSLPEDGSKVASLQRRKPGGWKAMPFVLGNETFERLASMGLIANFMVFLLTQLHMDQVLASNVLNIWSGVSNFAPLVGAFISDAYTGRFTTIAFASFASFMGMLTLTIIAWLPQLHPPSCNVLQSPNSCQGPTKFQFGILAVALAFLSVGSGGIRPCSIPFGVDQFDGGTDQGRKGINSFFNWYYTTFTLVMIIALTLVVYVQDSVSWVWGFGLLTAFMAASISLFFAGTRLYVYVKPEGSVFSGIAHVVVAAYKKRKRNVDGTYYDPPVAKGTFAEKLHLTNKCRFLNKAAIIAEGDVQPNGSISNPWRLCSVHQIEEFKCIIKIIPIWASGIICFTAIAQQGTFTMSQASKMDRRLTSSFKIPQGTLIVISMITVGIWVPIYDRLVVPSIRKVTKLEGGITLLQRMGIGLVFSVMSMVVAGLVERMRRDSAVLHHSLDGVAPMTVFWLAPQLILMGFAEAFNIIGQIEFYNKEFPETMTSLANSLFSCTMAGASYLSALIVNVVHKSTGRKGRPDWLTKDINAGKVENFYFLIAGLGVLNLVYFLWVSRGYQYKSRMRIGSDGESDEVEKPKLDV; encoded by the exons atgtttctttctttctttcgaCACATTATCAGTACATATGGCGCATCGTCGGCTacagaaatatatataaatacactaGTACTCTACAAGAAAATTAAGCAGCTTTATTCACAGAATATGGCTATGGAAATGGAATTCTCAAAAGAAAATAACAAGGAGGAATTGAACATGACCTCTTCTTCCTTCTCTTATCTTTGCagcaataaatattttcattgctTCCCCTCCAAATTTCTTCTACCTTCGCCGCCGCCGCCGACATCGTCTCTGCCGGAAGATGGATCAAAGGTCGCTTCCCTGCAGCGGAGAAAGCCTGGCGGATGGAAGGCCATGCCTTTCGTATTGG GAAATGAGACGTTTGAAAGATTGGCGTCGATGGGTCTGATTGCAAATTTTATGGTGTTCTTGTTAACACAGCTTCACATGGATCAGGTGTTGGCATCGAACGTGTTGAATATATGGTCGGGTGTCTCAAATTTTGCGCCATTGGTGGGTGCATTTATTTCAGATGCCTACACCGGCAGATTCACCACCATTGCTTTTGCTTCTTTTGCTTCTTTCATG GGAATGTTGACATTGACAATTATAGCATGGCTTCCTCAGTTGCATCCTCCATCATGCAACGTTCTACAATCCCCCAACTCATGCCAGGGCCCCACCAAGTTCCAATTCGGAATCTTGGCCGTGGCGTTGGCGTTTTTGTCCGTCGGCTCCGGCGGCATTCGGCCATGCAGCATCCCGTTCGGGGTCGACCAGTTCGACGGTGGCACCGACCAAGGACGGAAAGGGATCAACAGCTTCTTTAACTGGTATTACACCACCTTCACACTTGTTATGATAATCGCACTTACTCTGGTGGTCTATGTTCAAGATTCTGTCAGTTGGGTTTGGGGTTTCGGCCTCCTTACCGCCTTCATGGCCGCCTCCATTTCCCTGTTTTTCGCCGGGACGAGGCTTTACGTGTACGTTAAGCCCGAAGGGAGTGTGTTCTCCGGGATAGCGCATGTGGTGGTGGCTGCATACAAGAAACGAAAGCGGAACGTCGACGGGACGTATTACGACCCACCGGTGGCGAAGGGGACGTTTGCGGAGAAGTTGCATTTAACAAATAAATGCAG ATTCTTGAACAAAGCAGCCATAATAGCAGAAGGTGACGTTCAACCCAATGGCTCCATCTCCAATCCATGGAGACTTTGCAGTGTCCATCAAATCGAAGAATTCAAATGCATAATCAAAATCATTCCAATATGGGCTTCCGGCATCATCTGTTTCACTGCCATAGCACAACAAGGCACATTCACAATGTCCCAAGCCTCGAAAATGGACCGTCGACTCACCTCGAGCTTCAAGATCCCCCAAGGCACACTCATCGTCATATCGATGATCACCGTCGGGATATGGGTACCGATATACGACAGACTCGTCGTGCCCTCCATCCGTAAAGTCACGAAACTCGAGGGTGGCATCACTCTGCTCCAGAGAATGGGTATCGGGCTCGTTTTCTCCGTCATGTCGATGGTCGTGGCTGGTCTAGTCGAGCGCATGCGAAGGGATTCGGCTGTCCTGCATCATAGTTTGGATGGGGTTGCCCCCATGACCGTCTTCTGGCTAGCACCACAGCTTATACTGATGGGATTCGCGGAAGCATTCAACATCATCGGACAAATCGAGTTCTATAACAAAGAGTTTCCTGAAACTATGACGAGTCTGGCTAATTCTCTGTTTTCTTGTACAATGGCTGGAGCTAGTTACCTTAGTGCACTGATTGTGAATGTCGTGCACAAGTCGACGGGGCGAAAGGGGCGACCTGATTGGCTGACAAAGGATATTAATGCTGGGAAAGTTGAGAATTTTTATTTCCTTATTGCAGGGTTGGGTGTGTTGAATTTAGTGTACTTTCTTTGGGTGTCGAGGGGGTATCAGTACAAGAGTAGGATGAGAATTGGTAGTGATGGAGAAAGCGATGAGGTTGAAAAGCCAAAGTTGGATGTATAA